From the Cryptosporangium phraense genome, one window contains:
- a CDS encoding TetR/AcrR family transcriptional regulator, with protein sequence MTAPAGSELSGTQTAILAAYAELIEEVGSDDVSFRVISRRAGIAQRTVFRNYPTRVDLLLATAAWIEATLFAREELDSIFDVPLAIRDAMQRYDARPELAHVVAETAMRGVSGAAPASGRAQLERLLDAEVPSLDEAERRAVVAALAHLDSVGTWVTYRREFGMDQRDIADAAAWAAEAVLDTIRDRVAS encoded by the coding sequence GTGACGGCGCCCGCCGGTTCGGAGCTGAGCGGGACGCAGACCGCGATCCTGGCCGCCTACGCCGAGCTGATCGAGGAGGTCGGCAGCGACGACGTGTCGTTCCGGGTCATCTCGCGCCGAGCCGGCATCGCCCAGCGCACGGTGTTCCGGAACTACCCGACACGCGTCGACCTGCTCCTGGCCACCGCGGCCTGGATCGAAGCGACGCTCTTCGCCCGCGAGGAGCTGGACTCGATCTTCGACGTCCCCCTGGCGATCCGCGACGCGATGCAGCGCTACGACGCGAGGCCGGAGCTAGCGCACGTCGTCGCCGAGACGGCGATGCGCGGTGTGAGCGGCGCGGCCCCTGCGTCCGGCCGGGCACAGCTCGAGCGGCTCCTGGACGCCGAGGTGCCCTCCCTCGACGAGGCCGAGCGTCGGGCGGTCGTCGCGGCCCTGGCGCACCTCGACTCGGTCGGGACCTGGGTGACGTACCGCCGGGAGTTCGGCATGGACCAGCGAGACATTGCGGATGCGGCCGCCTGGGCGGCCGAGGCGGTCCTCGACACGATCCGCGACCGCGTCGCCTCGTAG
- the urtC gene encoding urea ABC transporter permease subunit UrtC — MTKLKLSGIVVLAVLLLGVAPLVLTDHWLTNLGKYCCWAIAAVGIGLAWGRGGMLVMGQGVFFALGAYSMAMHLTLESAGGRVPGFMVLYDPLAPLPAFWEPFRSTWFTLLAIVLLPVIVAGLLGYALFKRGVKGAYFAILTQALAVALATLISSTIRETGGDTGLSDFKYFFGFVLNDPANKIMVYLIAAGLLVVCLLAVWQLYRSRFGELLVATRDAEERVRFLGYDPGTIKLVAFVISALMASIGGAMFVPIVGIITPAEIGAAASIFLIAGVALGGRASLFGPALGAIAVGWGQSSLGSTWPDGWPYVLGLLFIVVILFLPKGLSSLPARFTAARSDAPPATVPAELEEVRS, encoded by the coding sequence ATGACCAAGCTGAAGCTCAGCGGCATCGTGGTCCTCGCCGTCCTGCTCCTCGGCGTCGCCCCCCTCGTGCTCACCGACCACTGGCTCACCAACCTCGGCAAGTACTGCTGCTGGGCGATCGCCGCCGTCGGCATCGGCCTGGCCTGGGGCCGGGGCGGGATGCTCGTGATGGGGCAGGGGGTGTTCTTCGCCCTCGGCGCCTACTCGATGGCCATGCACCTCACGCTGGAGAGCGCCGGTGGCCGGGTGCCCGGCTTCATGGTGCTCTACGACCCGCTCGCGCCGCTCCCGGCGTTCTGGGAACCGTTCCGCAGCACCTGGTTCACGCTGCTGGCGATCGTGCTGCTGCCGGTGATCGTGGCCGGCCTCCTCGGCTACGCGCTGTTCAAGCGGGGGGTGAAGGGCGCGTACTTCGCGATCCTGACCCAGGCGCTGGCCGTCGCGCTGGCCACGCTGATCAGCTCCACGATCCGCGAGACCGGCGGCGACACCGGGCTCAGCGACTTCAAGTACTTCTTCGGCTTCGTGCTGAACGACCCGGCGAACAAGATCATGGTCTACCTCATCGCCGCCGGGCTGCTCGTCGTCTGCCTGCTCGCGGTCTGGCAGCTGTACCGCAGCCGCTTCGGTGAGCTCCTCGTCGCCACCCGGGACGCCGAGGAGCGCGTCCGCTTCCTCGGCTATGACCCGGGCACGATCAAACTCGTCGCGTTCGTCATCTCGGCGCTGATGGCGAGCATCGGCGGAGCGATGTTCGTGCCGATCGTCGGCATCATCACCCCGGCCGAGATCGGCGCCGCGGCGTCGATCTTCCTGATCGCGGGCGTCGCCCTCGGCGGCCGGGCGTCGCTGTTCGGGCCCGCGCTGGGCGCGATCGCGGTCGGCTGGGGACAGTCGAGCCTCGGCTCGACCTGGCCCGACGGCTGGCCCTACGTCCTCGGCCTGCTGTTCATCGTCGTGATCCTGTTCCTGCCGAAGGGCCTGTCGTCGCTGCCGGCCCGGTTCACCGCGGCCCGTTCCGACGCGCCGCCCGCCACCGTTCCGGCCGAGCTCGAGGAGGTGCGGTCATGA
- a CDS encoding purine-cytosine permease family protein, translated as MGVTAGREDTPRGGATVSTDNARAAAEDSLEDYAFRYVPRTFRRWSAASVGATALGSIAFLADFSIGASIGIDHGTANAVLGILFASVIIVIVGVPVAYYAARYNLDLDLIARGSGFGYYGSIITTIVFAGFTCIFFALEGAIMAQGLQVATDLPLWLGYLISTVVVIPIVIYGMRALERLQFWTTPLWLALALLPLLWILVSDPEAVRAFTSYTGNSDGSIKFGAVVSSAAVCFALSPQLAEQIDYLRAMPPRTPSNARSWWTSFAFAGPGWVLFSGTKQVIGVFLAVYLLVKVEPDLGHRAAEPVKQFVVMYQTLIPDWLAIVLALLLIVVAQVKINVTNAYSGSLAWSNVFTRLAKHYPGRTIFVLFNLVIAYVLMMLDVFTLISFVLSLYANVVMAWLVTIAADIAINKWVLRISPRFPEFRRGMLHDWNPVGLVSVGLASVLSLLAFAGLFGPDVKPFSVLIAIGVAVVATPVMALATRGRYYLRRRSDGIDSPRFDADGNPSGERLRCHVTGYTFERPDMLASAERGPHGEVQYVSSLALALDDSDRYVLPAEVTEPPRWAVARKGEK; from the coding sequence GTGGGCGTAACAGCGGGCAGGGAGGATACCCCGCGAGGGGGCGCCACTGTGTCGACGGACAACGCGCGCGCGGCCGCGGAAGACAGTCTCGAGGACTACGCCTTCCGCTATGTACCGCGCACCTTCCGGCGCTGGAGCGCGGCCTCCGTCGGCGCCACCGCCCTCGGGTCGATCGCGTTCCTCGCCGACTTCTCGATCGGCGCGAGCATCGGCATCGACCACGGCACCGCCAACGCCGTGCTCGGCATCCTGTTCGCGTCGGTCATCATCGTCATCGTCGGGGTGCCCGTCGCCTACTACGCGGCCCGCTACAACCTCGACCTCGACCTCATCGCCCGTGGCTCGGGGTTCGGCTACTACGGCTCGATCATCACGACCATCGTCTTCGCCGGCTTCACCTGCATCTTCTTCGCCCTGGAGGGCGCGATCATGGCGCAGGGGCTGCAGGTCGCGACCGACCTGCCGCTCTGGCTCGGCTACCTCATCTCGACGGTCGTGGTGATCCCGATCGTCATCTACGGCATGCGCGCGCTGGAACGTCTGCAGTTCTGGACGACCCCGCTGTGGCTCGCGCTCGCGTTACTGCCGCTGCTGTGGATCCTCGTCTCCGACCCCGAGGCGGTCCGCGCCTTCACCTCGTACACCGGCAATTCCGACGGTTCGATCAAGTTCGGTGCCGTCGTCTCGAGTGCGGCCGTGTGTTTCGCGCTCAGCCCCCAGCTGGCCGAGCAGATCGACTACCTCCGGGCCATGCCGCCGCGCACGCCGTCCAACGCCCGCTCGTGGTGGACGTCGTTCGCGTTCGCCGGGCCGGGCTGGGTCCTGTTCAGCGGCACCAAGCAGGTGATCGGGGTGTTCCTCGCGGTCTATTTGCTGGTGAAGGTCGAACCCGATCTCGGGCATCGCGCGGCCGAGCCGGTCAAGCAGTTCGTCGTGATGTACCAGACCCTGATCCCCGACTGGCTGGCGATCGTCCTCGCCCTGCTGCTCATCGTGGTGGCGCAGGTGAAGATCAACGTGACGAACGCGTACTCGGGCTCGCTGGCCTGGTCGAACGTCTTCACCCGGCTGGCCAAGCACTATCCCGGCCGCACGATCTTCGTGCTGTTCAACCTCGTGATCGCCTACGTGCTGATGATGCTCGACGTCTTCACGCTGATCTCGTTCGTGCTCAGCCTCTACGCGAACGTCGTGATGGCCTGGCTGGTGACGATCGCCGCCGACATCGCGATCAACAAGTGGGTGCTGCGCATCTCGCCGCGCTTCCCGGAGTTCCGCCGGGGCATGCTGCACGACTGGAACCCGGTCGGGCTCGTGTCGGTGGGACTCGCCTCGGTGCTGTCGCTGCTCGCGTTCGCCGGGCTGTTCGGCCCGGACGTCAAGCCGTTCTCGGTGCTCATCGCGATCGGCGTCGCGGTCGTCGCCACGCCGGTCATGGCCCTGGCCACCCGCGGGCGGTACTACCTGCGCCGCCGCTCCGACGGCATCGACTCGCCCCGGTTCGACGCCGACGGCAACCCGTCGGGCGAGCGGCTGCGCTGCCACGTCACCGGGTACACGTTCGAGCGGCCGGATATGCTGGCCTCGGCCGAGAGGGGGCCGCACGGCGAGGTGCAGTACGTCTCGTCGCTGGCGCTCGCGCTCGACGATTCCGATCGATACGTGCTCCCGGCGGAGGTCACCGAGCCCCCGCGCTGGGCGGTCGCCCGGAAGGGGGAGAAGTGA
- a CDS encoding MFS transporter, whose protein sequence is MTLSDIGDPPSEARTPTEESDPTLSPVDPRRWWALGVIAIAQLMVVLDASIVTIALPSAQRALDISDADRQWMVTAYTLTFGGLLLLGGRIADYTGRKKAFVIGLAGFAAASALGGAAQSGLTLFGARALQGAFAALLAPAALSMISVMFTDARERARAFGVYGAISGGGAAIGLILGGVLTEYASWRWCLLVNVPIALFAALASLPLVKDSRAHGDTRYDVPGAVLVSAGLAALVYGFTEAAKPGSGWTDGSTVGWLAGAAVLLLAFVVWELRTSHPLLPMRIVLDRNRGAALGGSLLVGAGLFAMFLFLAYYMQQNLGYSALKSGFAFLPFSAGIVVSATVASSLLPRVGPKVLTVVGGVLATVGLAYLVTLTETTSWSAHVLPAEILISLGLGLFFVSTSSLALTNIGEHDAGVASALLNTSQQLGGALGTALLNTLFASAVSAYLVDHPSAAAASAASIHGYHVAFAVGAGLIGVATVLTLIMINTRKSDVTAEAALVHA, encoded by the coding sequence ATGACCCTTTCCGATATCGGCGACCCGCCCAGCGAGGCGCGGACGCCGACCGAGGAGTCGGACCCCACCCTCTCTCCGGTCGACCCGCGGCGGTGGTGGGCGCTCGGGGTGATCGCGATCGCCCAGCTGATGGTCGTCCTCGACGCCTCCATCGTGACGATCGCCCTGCCGTCGGCCCAGCGCGCACTCGACATCAGCGACGCCGACCGCCAATGGATGGTGACCGCCTACACCCTGACCTTCGGCGGCCTGCTCCTGCTCGGCGGCCGGATCGCCGACTACACCGGTCGCAAGAAGGCATTCGTCATCGGTCTGGCGGGCTTTGCCGCGGCCTCCGCTCTGGGCGGCGCCGCCCAGAGCGGTCTCACGCTGTTCGGGGCCAGGGCCCTACAGGGCGCCTTCGCCGCGCTGCTCGCCCCGGCCGCCCTCTCGATGATCTCCGTCATGTTCACCGATGCCCGCGAACGGGCCCGCGCCTTCGGCGTGTACGGCGCGATCTCCGGCGGCGGCGCGGCGATCGGACTGATTCTCGGTGGCGTGCTCACGGAGTACGCGAGCTGGCGCTGGTGCCTGCTGGTGAACGTCCCGATCGCGCTGTTCGCCGCGCTGGCCTCGCTCCCGCTGGTGAAGGACAGCCGGGCCCACGGTGACACTCGGTACGACGTCCCGGGTGCGGTCCTGGTCAGCGCCGGTCTCGCCGCCCTCGTCTACGGTTTCACCGAGGCCGCGAAGCCGGGCTCGGGCTGGACCGACGGGTCCACCGTCGGCTGGCTGGCCGGCGCCGCGGTGCTGCTCCTCGCGTTCGTCGTCTGGGAGCTCCGCACCAGCCACCCGCTGCTGCCGATGCGGATCGTGCTCGACCGCAACCGGGGCGCGGCGCTCGGCGGATCGCTGCTGGTCGGGGCCGGCCTCTTCGCGATGTTCCTGTTCCTGGCGTACTACATGCAGCAGAACCTCGGCTACAGCGCGTTGAAGTCGGGCTTCGCGTTCCTCCCGTTCAGCGCCGGGATCGTCGTCTCGGCAACCGTGGCCAGCTCACTGCTGCCCCGGGTCGGGCCCAAGGTGCTGACCGTCGTCGGCGGTGTGCTGGCCACTGTCGGGCTGGCCTATCTCGTCACCCTGACCGAGACGACCAGCTGGAGCGCCCACGTGCTGCCGGCGGAGATCCTGATCAGTCTCGGGCTGGGCTTGTTCTTCGTCTCCACGTCGAGCCTGGCGTTGACCAACATCGGCGAGCACGACGCCGGCGTCGCCAGTGCCCTGCTCAACACGTCCCAGCAACTCGGCGGCGCGCTCGGAACGGCGCTGCTGAACACGTTGTTCGCCAGCGCGGTGAGCGCGTACCTGGTCGACCACCCGTCGGCCGCTGCGGCGTCGGCGGCCAGCATCCACGGCTACCACGTGGCCTTCGCCGTCGGCGCCGGGCTGATCGGCGTGGCGACCGTGCTGACCCTGATCATGATCAACACGCGGAAGTCCGACGTCACCGCGGAAGCGGCACTCGTGCACGCCTGA
- a CDS encoding ATP-binding cassette domain-containing protein has product MLELTDVEAGYGRTRVLHGVTVPTGRVVAVLGHNGAGKTTLLRLAIGLIKPSKGRVLFDGEDVSSLAPNRRIARGMAYVPQGQQAFGQLTTLENLQLVADGRRGGKALIDAQLARFPALEKFATRKAGLLSGGQRQQLAIARALITGPKLLILDEPTEGIQPTIVAEIEQTIVQLAAEGIHVLLVEQHIGFALEAAERYVVLASGRVTQTGDGGAAATATVRAAMAI; this is encoded by the coding sequence ATGCTCGAGCTCACCGACGTCGAGGCCGGCTACGGGCGCACCCGGGTGCTGCACGGTGTCACGGTGCCGACGGGCCGGGTCGTGGCCGTGCTCGGCCACAACGGCGCCGGCAAGACGACGCTGCTGCGCCTGGCGATCGGCCTGATCAAACCGTCGAAGGGCCGGGTGCTGTTCGACGGCGAGGACGTCTCGTCGCTCGCCCCCAACCGGCGCATCGCCCGGGGCATGGCCTACGTGCCGCAAGGTCAGCAGGCCTTCGGCCAGCTCACGACGCTGGAGAACCTGCAGCTCGTCGCCGACGGCCGCCGGGGCGGCAAGGCCCTGATCGACGCCCAGCTGGCGCGCTTCCCGGCGCTGGAGAAGTTCGCCACCCGGAAGGCCGGCCTGCTCTCGGGCGGCCAGCGCCAGCAGCTCGCAATTGCCCGGGCCCTGATCACCGGCCCGAAGCTGCTCATCCTCGACGAGCCGACCGAGGGCATCCAGCCGACGATCGTCGCCGAGATCGAGCAGACGATCGTCCAGCTCGCCGCAGAGGGCATCCACGTGCTGCTGGTCGAGCAGCACATCGGCTTCGCCCTCGAGGCGGCCGAGCGGTACGTCGTCCTCGCGTCGGGCCGGGTCACCCAGACCGGCGACGGCGGCGCGGCCGCCACCGCCACCGTGCGGGCCGCCATGGCGATCTGA
- the urtD gene encoding urea ABC transporter ATP-binding protein UrtD translates to MSLVVTDLHVEFSGFVAVGGVSFDAHPGEVRFLIGPNGAGKTTCIDAITGLSKGTGSAKLGETELLGKPVHKIVRLGVGRTFQTASVFDELTVLQNLDIAAGRHRSPAALLRARRGVDSSIERAVTETGLDGELATPAGILSHGQKQWLEIAMLLVQDAQVLLLDEPVAGMSQDERTATGELLQRVAANHTVVVVEHDMDFMRRFATRVTVLHQGKVLSEGTVAEVQADPQVQEVYLGTAGAATTAAAAAVPELMED, encoded by the coding sequence ATGAGCCTCGTCGTCACCGATCTCCACGTCGAGTTCTCCGGGTTCGTCGCGGTCGGCGGCGTCTCGTTCGACGCCCACCCCGGCGAGGTCCGGTTCCTCATCGGCCCGAACGGCGCGGGCAAGACGACCTGCATCGATGCCATCACCGGGCTGTCCAAGGGCACCGGGTCGGCGAAGCTCGGCGAGACGGAGCTGCTCGGCAAGCCGGTGCACAAGATCGTCCGCCTCGGGGTCGGCCGCACGTTCCAGACCGCGAGCGTCTTCGACGAGCTCACCGTGCTGCAGAACCTCGACATCGCCGCCGGACGCCACCGCTCGCCGGCCGCGCTGCTGCGGGCCCGGCGCGGCGTCGACTCGTCGATCGAGCGGGCGGTGACGGAGACCGGGCTCGACGGCGAGCTGGCCACGCCGGCCGGCATCCTGTCGCACGGGCAGAAGCAGTGGCTGGAGATCGCGATGCTGCTCGTGCAGGACGCGCAGGTGCTGCTGCTCGACGAGCCCGTCGCCGGTATGAGCCAGGACGAGCGGACCGCGACCGGAGAGCTGCTGCAGCGCGTCGCGGCGAACCACACCGTGGTCGTGGTCGAGCACGACATGGACTTCATGCGCCGCTTCGCCACCCGCGTGACCGTCCTGCACCAGGGCAAGGTCCTCTCCGAGGGCACGGTGGCCGAGGTGCAGGCCGATCCACAGGTGCAGGAGGTCTACCTGGGCACGGCCGGGGCCGCGACCACGGCCGCCGCGGCGGCCGTGCCCGAACTGATGGAGGACTGA
- a CDS encoding SAM-dependent methyltransferase, with the protein MTEAASRATDRAPVDLRTDVPHPARVYDYLLGGKDNFPADRTAAEHGRSSNPASDVAPGANRDWLRRAVTYLTAEQGIRQFLDIGTGLPTAPNVHEVAQGIDPGARVVYTDHDPIVLAHARALLASNPSGVTDYLDADLRDPERIIEAAKRTLDFDQPVALLLVAILHFIGDADEPHRIVGQLLDALPSGSYLALSHLTGDFLPEQWKKVEEIYAARGVTMQVRPKPVIESFFDGLELVDPGVTLVHRWHPDDQDRFADRSDELVSVYGAVARKP; encoded by the coding sequence ATGACCGAAGCTGCTTCCCGGGCCACCGACCGCGCGCCGGTCGACCTGCGCACCGACGTCCCACATCCGGCTCGGGTCTACGACTACCTGCTCGGCGGCAAGGACAATTTCCCGGCCGACCGCACGGCGGCCGAGCACGGCCGCAGTTCCAACCCGGCCAGCGACGTCGCCCCCGGCGCCAACCGCGACTGGTTACGTCGGGCCGTCACCTATCTGACCGCGGAACAGGGCATCCGCCAGTTCCTCGACATCGGCACCGGGTTGCCCACGGCGCCGAACGTGCACGAGGTCGCGCAAGGCATCGACCCGGGCGCGCGCGTCGTGTACACCGACCACGACCCGATCGTGCTCGCCCACGCGCGGGCGCTGCTGGCGAGCAACCCGTCAGGCGTCACCGACTACCTCGACGCCGACCTCCGCGACCCGGAACGGATCATCGAGGCCGCGAAGCGCACCCTCGACTTCGACCAGCCGGTCGCGCTGCTGCTCGTCGCGATCCTGCACTTCATCGGCGACGCGGACGAGCCGCACCGGATCGTCGGCCAGTTGCTGGACGCGCTGCCGTCCGGCTCCTACCTTGCGCTGTCGCATCTCACCGGCGACTTCCTGCCCGAACAGTGGAAGAAGGTCGAGGAGATCTACGCGGCCCGGGGCGTCACGATGCAGGTGCGGCCGAAGCCGGTGATCGAGAGCTTCTTCGACGGGCTGGAGCTGGTCGATCCCGGCGTGACGCTGGTGCACCGCTGGCACCCCGACGACCAGGACCGCTTCGCCGACCGCTCCGACGAGTTGGTCTCCGTGTACGGCGCGGTCGCCCGTAAGCCCTGA
- a CDS encoding TetR/AcrR family transcriptional regulator has product MSEEPVDTATAILVSAAVLLRERTFDDISYRALADEVGISERTIYRQYPTRAHLLAALSDWIERTYFPLPPFVTVSEYCAAVHERFRAFDASPAYAYVGARASAISPTLDGAGPSYLTRAIEALLDVAAPTLNRRDRRRVAASLRYFSSAMFWARLRTGFDLDAAEICDAFDRSVGPVLARLPEATWVEQ; this is encoded by the coding sequence GTGAGCGAGGAGCCGGTCGACACCGCGACCGCGATCCTGGTGAGCGCCGCGGTGCTGCTGCGCGAGCGGACGTTCGACGACATCTCCTACCGGGCCCTCGCCGACGAGGTCGGCATCTCCGAGCGCACGATCTACCGCCAGTACCCCACGCGCGCGCATCTGCTCGCCGCGCTCTCCGACTGGATCGAACGGACCTACTTCCCGCTGCCGCCGTTCGTGACCGTCTCCGAGTACTGCGCCGCCGTCCACGAGCGCTTCCGCGCTTTCGACGCGTCGCCCGCTTACGCCTACGTCGGTGCCCGGGCGTCCGCGATTTCCCCGACGCTCGACGGAGCCGGTCCGTCCTACCTCACGAGGGCGATCGAAGCTTTGCTGGACGTCGCGGCGCCGACGCTCAACCGGCGCGATCGGCGGCGGGTGGCGGCGTCGCTGCGCTACTTCTCGTCAGCGATGTTCTGGGCCCGGTTGAGGACGGGTTTCGACCTGGACGCGGCCGAGATCTGCGACGCCTTCGACCGCTCGGTGGGGCCGGTACTAGCGCGCCTACCCGAGGCGACGTGGGTGGAGCAGTGA
- a CDS encoding TetR/AcrR family transcriptional regulator produces MSITGQAGSAVRPLRRDAERNRQRILCAARTLVAEKGLALSHDELAEAADVAVGTVYRRFPDKASLFEALFRDELDRVVAQADCWLTITDAWQALETFMVDHLEIQANNRGFKDLMLQSAEQFDLMSYFQQNIVPVIGKLVERAHEAGVLRPGVCVQDLVVASIMVGAVIDSARDVDPDLWRRYLAGLLDGFRAVYPAPLPGSPPTADQLDLIKRGCAPPMR; encoded by the coding sequence GTGAGCATCACTGGTCAGGCCGGGTCGGCGGTCAGGCCCCTGCGGCGCGATGCCGAGCGCAATCGGCAACGCATCCTCTGCGCGGCCCGCACCCTCGTGGCCGAGAAGGGGCTGGCGCTCAGTCACGACGAACTGGCTGAGGCGGCCGACGTCGCCGTGGGCACCGTGTACCGGCGCTTTCCCGACAAGGCCTCGCTGTTCGAGGCGCTGTTCCGCGACGAGCTCGACCGGGTCGTGGCGCAGGCCGACTGCTGGTTGACGATCACCGACGCCTGGCAGGCGCTCGAGACGTTCATGGTCGATCATCTCGAGATCCAGGCGAACAACCGAGGCTTCAAGGATCTGATGCTGCAGTCCGCGGAGCAGTTCGACCTGATGAGCTACTTCCAGCAGAACATCGTGCCGGTGATCGGGAAGCTGGTGGAGCGGGCGCACGAAGCCGGGGTGCTGCGGCCCGGCGTCTGCGTCCAAGATCTCGTCGTCGCCTCGATCATGGTCGGCGCCGTGATCGACAGTGCCCGTGACGTCGACCCGGATCTGTGGCGCCGCTACCTGGCCGGTCTCCTGGACGGATTCCGGGCCGTGTACCCCGCCCCGCTGCCGGGTTCGCCCCCGACCGCCGACCAGCTGGACCTGATCAAGCGTGGGTGCGCCCCGCCGATGCGCTAG